In Hyalangium gracile, the following are encoded in one genomic region:
- the ftsW gene encoding putative lipid II flippase FtsW, protein MKTPAAPAVRFDPILLCAVLALVALGLVMVYSASAILAQDKLGDSLYFLKRQLMAAGMGVVAMAVAMKLGWRRLARLAWPLLIVTLVLLVAVLIPGIGTTAGGARRWIRFPGFGLQPAEVAKFAWVVYLSYSLAKKREKVATFSVGFLPHLLLCGVLVLLCMRQPDFGSSVLLVFLLFVLLFAAGTKLSYLVGSVLLALPLAYVAIASSPYRMKRVMAFLDPWAHRHDVGYQVAESLMSIGSGGLTGLGLGDGRQKLFFLPEAHTDFIFAIIGEELGLVGVTLLVALYAVVIWRGVRIAMASPEPFGTYLGLGLTSIIAFQAAVNMCVAMGLLPTKGLTLPFVSYGGTSLLVLMGAAGVLLSLSTASQPAGRTARAGMDMREVAA, encoded by the coding sequence ATGAAGACACCCGCGGCGCCCGCAGTCCGGTTCGATCCCATCCTCCTGTGTGCCGTGCTGGCGCTCGTGGCGCTGGGGCTGGTGATGGTCTACTCGGCCAGCGCCATCCTCGCGCAGGACAAGCTGGGCGACAGCCTCTACTTCCTCAAGCGCCAGCTGATGGCCGCCGGCATGGGCGTGGTGGCCATGGCCGTGGCCATGAAGCTGGGCTGGCGCCGGCTGGCGCGCCTGGCATGGCCGCTGCTCATCGTCACCCTGGTGCTGCTGGTGGCCGTGTTGATTCCGGGCATCGGCACCACGGCGGGCGGCGCTCGGCGGTGGATCCGCTTCCCGGGCTTCGGCCTGCAGCCGGCCGAGGTGGCCAAGTTCGCCTGGGTCGTCTACCTGTCCTACTCGCTGGCCAAGAAGCGCGAGAAGGTGGCCACCTTCTCCGTGGGCTTCCTGCCGCACCTGCTCTTGTGCGGCGTGCTGGTGCTCTTGTGCATGCGCCAGCCGGACTTCGGCAGCTCCGTGCTGCTGGTGTTCCTGCTCTTCGTGCTGCTGTTCGCCGCCGGCACGAAGCTCAGCTACCTGGTGGGCTCGGTGCTGCTGGCGCTGCCGCTGGCGTACGTGGCGATTGCCTCCAGCCCCTACCGCATGAAGCGCGTGATGGCCTTCCTGGACCCCTGGGCCCACCGCCATGACGTGGGCTACCAGGTGGCCGAGTCGCTCATGTCCATCGGCTCGGGAGGGCTCACCGGCCTGGGGCTGGGAGACGGGCGGCAGAAGCTCTTCTTCCTGCCCGAGGCCCACACCGACTTCATCTTCGCCATCATCGGCGAGGAGCTGGGCCTGGTGGGCGTGACGCTGCTGGTGGCGCTCTACGCGGTGGTCATCTGGCGCGGGGTGCGCATCGCCATGGCGTCGCCGGAGCCGTTCGGCACGTACCTGGGGCTGGGCCTCACCTCCATCATCGCCTTCCAGGCGGCGGTGAACATGTGCGTGGCCATGGGGTTGCTGCCCACGAAGGGCCTGACGCTCCCGTTCGTCTCCTATGGCGGCACCTCGCTGCTGGTGTTGATGGGAGCCGCGGGGGTGTTGCTGTCACTGAGCACCGCCTCGCAGCCGGCGGGCCGGACGGCCCGGGCGGGCATGGACATGCGGGAGGTGGCGGCGTGA
- the murG gene encoding undecaprenyldiphospho-muramoylpentapeptide beta-N-acetylglucosaminyltransferase, protein MKVLIAGGGTGGHLFPGIALAEEVTTRHHKNEVVFVGTERGLEARVVPKEGYPLEFIRAQGLKGKGLWQLIKGLLALPLAFIESFRILSRHKPDVVVGVGGYASGPVVMAAWLMGIPTAVQEQNALPGFTNKTLGRFVKVVFTAFEEARRFFPEGKVHLVGNPIRRKLMDNYLRSHVAHERFSILVFGGSLGAKGINQRVVEALDFLGDLKDQITFVHQTGKNDLEMVRKGYADKGFQADVREFIDDMSDAYARSDLVVCRAGATTLAELTVCKKASILIPFPYATDDHQAVNARAMVEAGAAIMFRESELTGQKLAEQIRLLKTEPARLKQMEKKAGLLGRPEASKELADVCVELMVAAYGPNGRDRPAKDEAPKASRSE, encoded by the coding sequence GTGAAGGTGCTCATCGCGGGTGGCGGAACGGGTGGTCATCTCTTCCCGGGCATTGCCCTGGCCGAGGAGGTGACGACGCGTCACCACAAGAATGAAGTGGTCTTCGTCGGCACCGAGCGAGGCCTCGAGGCGCGCGTGGTGCCGAAGGAGGGCTACCCGCTGGAGTTCATTCGCGCGCAGGGACTCAAGGGCAAGGGCCTGTGGCAGCTCATCAAGGGCCTGCTGGCGCTGCCGCTGGCCTTCATCGAGTCCTTTCGCATCCTCTCGCGCCACAAGCCGGACGTGGTGGTGGGCGTGGGCGGCTATGCCAGCGGGCCGGTGGTGATGGCCGCCTGGCTGATGGGCATCCCCACCGCGGTGCAGGAGCAGAACGCGCTGCCGGGCTTCACCAACAAGACGCTGGGCAGGTTCGTCAAGGTGGTCTTCACCGCCTTCGAGGAGGCCAGGCGCTTCTTCCCCGAGGGCAAGGTGCACCTGGTGGGCAACCCCATCCGCCGCAAGCTGATGGACAACTACCTGCGCTCGCACGTGGCGCACGAGCGCTTCTCCATCCTCGTGTTCGGCGGCAGCCTGGGCGCCAAGGGCATCAACCAGCGGGTGGTGGAGGCGCTCGACTTCCTGGGGGACTTGAAGGACCAGATCACCTTCGTGCACCAGACGGGGAAGAACGACCTGGAGATGGTGCGCAAGGGCTACGCGGACAAGGGCTTCCAGGCCGACGTGCGCGAGTTCATCGACGACATGTCGGACGCCTACGCCCGGTCGGACCTCGTCGTGTGCCGGGCGGGCGCCACCACGCTGGCCGAGCTCACGGTGTGCAAGAAGGCCAGCATCCTCATCCCCTTTCCGTACGCGACGGATGATCACCAGGCGGTGAATGCCCGCGCGATGGTGGAGGCCGGCGCCGCGATCATGTTCCGCGAGTCGGAGCTCACCGGGCAGAAGCTGGCCGAGCAGATCCGCCTGCTGAAGACGGAGCCGGCGCGCCTCAAGCAGATGGAGAAGAAGGCGGGCCTGCTGGGCCGCCCCGAGGCCTCCAAGGAGCTGGCGGACGTGTGCGTGGAGCTGATGGTGGCGGCGTACGGGCCCAATGGCCGCGATCGCCCGGCCAAGGATGAGGCGCCCAAGGCCTCCAGGAGCGAGTGA
- the murC gene encoding UDP-N-acetylmuramate--L-alanine ligase, whose amino-acid sequence MTKAGGKPQSLFKTRHAAQVHFVGIGGIGMSGIAEVLLNLGYRVSGSDLKGSDITRRLASMGATIYEGHKAQNLVQADVVVISSAVKKDNPEVVTARQRKIPVIPRAEMLAELMRLKYAVAVAGSHGKTTTTSMVATVLSAAGLDPTAVVGGKVNVLDSNAKLGKSELMVVEADESDGSFLKLHPAITVVTNIDPEHMDHYGTLEALKSAFVEFCNRVPFYGLNVLCLDHPNVQALVPRLEKRVVTYGSSHMADYRLEGITLEGFTTRFSAFRRDEPLGEFRVRMVGAHNALNALAVIAVAEEMEIPLDTVRGALAEFGGVQRRFTVKGEVNGITVVDDYGHHPTEVMATLAGARRAFGRRLVVAFQPHRYTRTHDLLKEFATSFNDADVVFVSSVYAAGEEPIPGATGDALAEAIREHGHRDVTFVEKRVDLPAAIAPRLREGDIVLTLGAGDITQVGPDLLAQLGKGGAAKGG is encoded by the coding sequence ATGACCAAGGCCGGCGGCAAGCCTCAGAGCCTCTTCAAGACGCGCCATGCGGCGCAGGTGCACTTCGTGGGCATCGGCGGCATCGGCATGAGCGGCATCGCCGAGGTGCTGCTCAACCTGGGCTACCGGGTGTCGGGCTCGGACCTGAAGGGCAGCGACATCACCCGGCGGCTGGCCTCCATGGGCGCCACCATCTACGAGGGCCACAAGGCGCAGAACCTGGTGCAGGCGGACGTGGTGGTCATCTCCTCCGCGGTGAAGAAGGACAACCCGGAAGTCGTCACTGCGCGTCAGCGGAAGATCCCCGTCATCCCCCGCGCGGAGATGCTCGCCGAGCTGATGCGCCTGAAGTACGCGGTGGCGGTGGCCGGCAGCCACGGGAAGACGACGACCACCTCCATGGTGGCCACGGTGCTCTCGGCGGCGGGGCTGGATCCGACGGCGGTGGTGGGCGGCAAGGTGAACGTGCTCGACTCCAACGCCAAGCTCGGCAAGAGCGAGCTGATGGTGGTGGAGGCCGACGAGAGCGACGGCAGCTTCCTCAAGCTGCACCCGGCCATCACCGTGGTGACGAACATCGACCCCGAGCACATGGACCACTACGGGACGCTCGAGGCGTTGAAGTCGGCCTTCGTGGAGTTCTGCAACCGGGTGCCCTTCTACGGGCTGAACGTCCTGTGCCTGGACCACCCCAACGTGCAGGCGCTGGTGCCCCGGTTGGAGAAGCGCGTCGTCACCTACGGCAGCTCGCACATGGCGGACTACCGCCTGGAGGGCATCACGCTTGAGGGCTTCACCACGCGCTTCAGCGCCTTCCGGCGCGATGAGCCGCTGGGCGAGTTCCGCGTGCGCATGGTGGGCGCGCACAACGCCCTCAACGCCCTGGCCGTCATCGCCGTGGCCGAGGAGATGGAGATCCCCCTCGACACCGTGCGCGGCGCCCTGGCCGAGTTCGGCGGCGTGCAGCGGCGCTTCACGGTGAAGGGCGAGGTGAACGGCATCACCGTGGTGGACGACTACGGGCACCATCCCACCGAGGTCATGGCCACTCTGGCCGGTGCGCGGCGGGCCTTCGGCCGGCGCCTGGTGGTGGCCTTCCAGCCGCACCGCTACACGCGCACGCACGATCTGCTGAAGGAGTTCGCCACCTCCTTCAATGACGCGGACGTGGTCTTCGTCTCCAGCGTCTACGCGGCCGGCGAGGAGCCCATCCCGGGCGCCACGGGCGACGCGCTGGCGGAGGCCATCCGAGAGCACGGCCACCGCGACGTGACGTTCGTGGAGAAGCGCGTGGACCTGCCGGCGGCCATCGCCCCGCGTCTGCGCGAGGGCGACATCGTCCTCACGCTCGGCGCCGGCGACATCACCCAGGTGGGGCCGGACCTGCTGGCGCAGCTCGGCAAGGGCGGGGCCGCCAAGGGCGGGTGA
- the murB gene encoding UDP-N-acetylmuramate dehydrogenase, translating into MTARIASSLPERVSLLGGCEVKAGEPLAPLTSVRVGGPAEALVRPRSPEALVALLRLAREEGAPVTILGGGANTLVGDGGVKGITLRLPGDLFPEVVEPGAEEGTLTLGAGAAIVRLINLMRANGLVGAEFLAGIPGTLGGAVSMNAGTKNGECFRVVEAVEVATVDGVGWLTKARIPHAYRHSELPPGAVVTRVRFRLPKGDLVASKAAMDKDLGYRKSTQPLSQPNFGSVFTNPPGDFAGRLIELVKLKGHTLGRAQVSTLHANWIVNLGGAAARDVLGLITLMQERVKAETGVELKPEVKRVGEFLP; encoded by the coding sequence ATGACGGCGCGCATCGCATCCTCCCTCCCGGAGCGGGTGTCGCTCCTGGGCGGCTGTGAGGTGAAGGCGGGCGAGCCGCTCGCGCCCCTCACCAGCGTCCGGGTCGGTGGCCCGGCGGAGGCGCTCGTGCGTCCGCGCAGCCCCGAGGCGCTCGTGGCGCTGCTGCGGCTGGCTCGGGAGGAGGGCGCTCCGGTCACCATCCTCGGAGGTGGCGCCAACACGCTCGTGGGAGACGGGGGCGTGAAGGGCATCACCCTGCGCCTGCCGGGAGACCTCTTCCCGGAGGTGGTCGAGCCCGGCGCGGAGGAGGGGACGCTCACCCTGGGCGCGGGCGCAGCCATCGTCCGGCTCATCAACCTGATGCGCGCCAACGGCCTGGTGGGCGCCGAGTTCCTCGCGGGCATCCCCGGCACGCTCGGCGGCGCGGTGTCCATGAACGCCGGCACCAAGAACGGCGAGTGCTTCCGCGTCGTGGAGGCGGTGGAAGTGGCCACCGTGGACGGGGTGGGGTGGCTCACCAAGGCGCGGATTCCGCACGCCTACCGTCACTCGGAACTGCCCCCGGGCGCCGTGGTGACGCGGGTGCGCTTCCGGCTGCCCAAGGGGGACCTGGTGGCCTCCAAGGCGGCCATGGACAAGGACCTGGGCTACCGCAAGAGCACGCAGCCGCTCAGCCAGCCGAACTTCGGCAGCGTCTTCACCAACCCGCCGGGCGACTTCGCCGGGCGGCTCATCGAACTGGTGAAGCTCAAGGGCCACACCCTGGGCCGCGCCCAGGTGTCCACGCTGCACGCCAACTGGATCGTCAACCTGGGCGGTGCCGCCGCCCGCGACGTCCTCGGGCTCATCACCCTGATGCAGGAGCGGGTGAAGGCCGAGACGGGCGTCGAGCTCAAACCCGAAGTCAAACGCGTAGGGGAGTTCCTTCCGTGA
- a CDS encoding D-alanine--D-alanine ligase: MGGLSAERDVSLRTGAAVSKALRSLGYDVVEIDVGKDIAARLAAEKVDVAWIALHGRYGEDGSIQGLLESLFIPYTGSGVLASALGMEKVYAKQVFTHHGIPTPPYKVFTDAATARAAVDSLPFPFPVVVKPSREGSSVGVHVCKTKEAYLAAVDDASKFAGFLLVEQFIKGREVQGAVLDNEALGVIEVVVAREFYDAEAKYKAGSGTKYLFPAPLPEAQYTRVNEVCLAVHKALGCSGASRSDVIATESGDVYVLEINTLPGMTETSLLPKIAAGRGIDFPALCERILLTASLKS, translated from the coding sequence ATGGGTGGCCTGTCCGCGGAGCGCGACGTGTCGCTGCGCACCGGAGCCGCCGTGTCCAAGGCGCTGCGCTCTCTCGGCTACGACGTGGTGGAGATCGACGTGGGCAAGGACATCGCCGCGCGCCTGGCCGCGGAGAAGGTGGATGTGGCGTGGATCGCCCTCCACGGCCGCTACGGCGAGGACGGCTCCATCCAGGGGCTGCTCGAGTCGCTCTTCATCCCCTACACCGGCAGCGGCGTGCTCGCCTCGGCGCTGGGCATGGAGAAGGTCTACGCCAAGCAGGTCTTCACCCACCACGGCATCCCCACGCCTCCTTATAAGGTGTTCACCGACGCCGCGACCGCCCGCGCCGCCGTGGACTCGCTGCCCTTCCCGTTCCCCGTCGTCGTCAAGCCCAGCCGCGAGGGCAGCAGCGTGGGCGTCCACGTCTGCAAGACGAAGGAGGCCTACCTGGCCGCCGTGGACGACGCCTCGAAGTTCGCCGGCTTCCTCCTGGTGGAGCAGTTCATCAAGGGCCGCGAGGTGCAGGGCGCCGTGCTGGACAACGAGGCCCTGGGCGTCATCGAAGTCGTCGTCGCCCGCGAGTTCTACGACGCGGAGGCCAAGTACAAGGCCGGCAGCGGGACGAAGTACCTCTTCCCCGCGCCGCTGCCCGAGGCCCAGTACACCCGCGTCAACGAGGTGTGCCTGGCCGTCCACAAGGCGCTGGGGTGCTCCGGAGCGTCGCGCTCGGACGTCATCGCCACCGAGTCCGGGGACGTCTACGTTCTGGAAATCAACACCCTGCCAGGTATGACGGAGACGAGCCTGCTGCCGAAGATCGCCGCCGGAAGGGGTATCGACTTCCCCGCCCTGTGCGAGCGCATCCTCCTGACGGCCTCGCTCAAGTCCTGA
- a CDS encoding cell division protein FtsQ/DivIB has product MAFGKSKNRRRVDTAQKKEAVKGVVRTHGAPVLKGLLAAALTAGLIWGGIELRAWALSSPRFQLQDVNFSGLTRASRPELVKLSGLALGQNLFSMEVPLLEKAMLQHPWVRSVEVTRHFPASVSVQVVEHTPEALVVLGDLYVLDAEGEPFKRVTPGDGLDLPLVTGVERDAYVKDPAVVRERLKAALEVARSYSALKLGRHERLSEVRVEGTSLALVTVAGQEVLMGEGNTEAKLTRLARVRRELSAKGLAADVIHLDNRARPGWVAVKLSSPVSERNGSSAQ; this is encoded by the coding sequence ATGGCCTTTGGGAAGTCCAAGAACCGTCGCCGCGTCGACACCGCCCAGAAGAAGGAGGCGGTGAAAGGCGTCGTGCGGACGCACGGGGCACCCGTGCTCAAGGGCCTGCTCGCCGCGGCGCTGACGGCGGGGCTCATCTGGGGCGGCATCGAGCTGCGCGCCTGGGCGCTGAGCTCCCCGCGCTTCCAGCTGCAGGACGTGAACTTCTCGGGCCTCACGCGGGCCTCGCGCCCGGAGCTGGTGAAGCTGTCCGGCCTGGCGCTCGGACAGAACCTCTTCTCCATGGAAGTGCCGCTGCTGGAGAAGGCCATGCTCCAGCACCCGTGGGTGCGCAGCGTGGAGGTGACGCGGCACTTCCCGGCCTCCGTGTCCGTCCAGGTGGTGGAGCACACCCCCGAGGCGCTGGTGGTGCTGGGCGACTTGTACGTGCTGGACGCGGAGGGCGAGCCCTTCAAGCGGGTGACGCCCGGAGACGGGCTGGACCTGCCGCTCGTCACTGGCGTGGAGCGCGATGCGTACGTGAAGGATCCCGCCGTGGTGCGCGAGCGCCTGAAGGCGGCGCTGGAGGTGGCGCGCTCGTACTCGGCGCTCAAGCTCGGCCGCCACGAGCGGCTGTCCGAGGTGAGGGTGGAGGGCACGTCCCTGGCGCTGGTGACGGTGGCCGGCCAGGAGGTGCTGATGGGGGAGGGGAACACGGAGGCCAAGCTGACGCGCCTGGCGCGCGTGCGGCGCGAGCTGAGCGCCAAGGGGCTGGCCGCGGATGTCATCCACCTGGACAACCGGGCTCGGCCCGGCTGGGTGGCAGTGAAGCTTTCGAGCCCCGTCTCCGAGAGGAACGGGAGCTCGGCGCAGTAG
- the ftsA gene encoding cell division protein FtsA, with the protein MAKQKSGEIIVGLDIGTTKICAIVGELTDSGIDIIGIGTHPSKGLRKGVVVNIEATVSSIRRAVEEAELMAGAEISHVYTGIAGGHIKGFNSQGIVAVKDKEVREADIARVIDAAKAVAIPLDREVIHVLPQEFIIDDQGGIKEPLGMAGVRLEAKVHIVTGAVSSAQNIVKCANRTGLNVADIVLQPLASAEAVLSDDEKELGVCLVDIGGGTTDIAIFSGGAIVHTAVIALGGNNLTSDIAIGLRTPAHEAERIKQKFGCALASMVNKDETIEVPSVGGRQPRVLGRQILCEILEPRVEEIFQLVHREIQKCGYEDLLASGVVITGGSTLLAGMPELAEEVLGLPVRRGMPRGIGGLVDVVKSPMYATGVGLVVYGARHLDRRMFRIREENVYKKVKGRMREWLEEIF; encoded by the coding sequence ATGGCGAAGCAGAAGTCTGGGGAGATCATCGTCGGCCTCGACATCGGCACGACGAAGATCTGCGCGATCGTCGGTGAGCTCACCGACAGCGGGATCGACATCATCGGAATCGGCACCCACCCCTCCAAGGGGTTGCGCAAGGGCGTCGTGGTCAACATCGAGGCGACCGTGTCCTCCATCCGCCGGGCGGTGGAAGAGGCCGAGCTGATGGCGGGGGCGGAGATCTCCCACGTCTACACGGGCATCGCCGGAGGCCACATCAAGGGCTTCAACTCCCAGGGCATCGTCGCGGTGAAGGACAAGGAGGTGCGCGAGGCGGACATCGCCCGCGTCATCGACGCCGCCAAGGCGGTGGCCATCCCGCTGGACCGGGAGGTCATCCACGTCCTGCCGCAGGAGTTCATCATCGACGACCAGGGCGGCATCAAGGAGCCGCTGGGCATGGCGGGCGTGCGGCTGGAGGCCAAGGTGCACATCGTCACCGGCGCCGTCTCCAGCGCGCAGAACATCGTCAAGTGCGCCAACCGCACCGGGCTGAACGTCGCCGACATCGTCCTGCAGCCGCTGGCCTCCGCCGAGGCCGTGCTCAGCGACGACGAGAAGGAGCTGGGCGTGTGCCTGGTGGACATCGGCGGCGGCACCACGGACATCGCCATCTTCTCCGGCGGCGCCATCGTCCACACCGCCGTCATCGCCCTGGGCGGCAACAACCTCACCAGCGACATCGCCATCGGCCTGCGCACCCCGGCGCACGAGGCCGAGCGCATCAAGCAGAAGTTCGGCTGCGCGCTCGCCTCCATGGTGAACAAGGACGAGACCATCGAGGTGCCCAGCGTGGGCGGCCGCCAGCCGCGCGTGCTCGGCCGGCAGATCCTCTGCGAGATCCTCGAGCCGCGCGTGGAGGAGATCTTCCAGCTCGTCCACCGGGAGATCCAGAAGTGCGGCTACGAGGACCTGCTCGCCTCGGGCGTCGTCATCACCGGCGGCTCCACGCTGCTGGCGGGCATGCCCGAGCTGGCCGAGGAGGTGCTCGGACTGCCCGTGCGGCGCGGTATGCCTCGCGGTATCGGTGGCCTGGTGGACGTGGTGAAGAGCCCCATGTACGCCACCGGCGTGGGCTTGGTCGTCTACGGCGCTCGCCACCTCGACCGGCGAATGTTCCGGATTCGCGAAGAGAACGTGTACAAGAAAGTGAAAGGCCGGATGCGCGAGTGGCTGGAGGAAATTTTCTAG